From the genome of Mesorhizobium japonicum MAFF 303099, one region includes:
- a CDS encoding ABC transporter substrate-binding protein: MTDTIQTKPGISRRSLLKTGAAAVGLAAGSGVITGFPTIWAQSNITLRQFGTGVSNLNAIADKCKADLGITLEMTATDSDAAAQRAVTQPDSYDIADIEYWICKKVFPTGVLQPMDVSKLKYYDELVPLFKTGKLTPDSVIAQGTAPHTVGYVEAQDSKTFAKAPTNWFTMVPTIYNADTLGIRPDLVGRDITSWADIMDPAFKGKTAILNIPSIGIMDAAMIMEAMGNIKYADKGNMTKDEIDKTIDFLIKAKQGGQFRAFWKSFDESVNLMASGEVVIQSMWSPAVAAVRSKGIPCRFQPLKEGYRSWGGGLGLAAHLKGAELDAAYEYINWYTSGWVGGYLNRQGYYSANMVSAKKFMTEDEWGYWIEGKPAKGEIKAPDGTVMEKAGAVRDGGSFEERMGKVACWNSVMDEDRYMVKRWNEFIAA; this comes from the coding sequence ATGACAGACACAATACAAACCAAGCCTGGCATCTCGCGCCGCTCGCTGCTCAAGACGGGTGCGGCCGCCGTCGGCCTCGCCGCCGGCTCGGGCGTCATCACCGGCTTCCCGACCATCTGGGCGCAGTCCAACATCACGCTGCGCCAGTTCGGCACCGGCGTGTCGAACCTCAACGCCATCGCCGACAAGTGCAAGGCCGACCTCGGCATCACACTGGAGATGACGGCGACGGATTCCGACGCGGCCGCCCAGCGCGCCGTGACCCAGCCCGACAGCTACGACATCGCCGACATCGAATACTGGATCTGCAAGAAAGTGTTCCCCACCGGCGTGCTGCAGCCGATGGATGTCAGCAAACTGAAATATTACGATGAGCTGGTGCCGCTCTTCAAAACCGGCAAGCTCACCCCAGACAGCGTGATCGCCCAGGGCACCGCGCCGCACACGGTGGGCTATGTCGAGGCGCAAGACTCCAAGACCTTCGCCAAGGCGCCGACCAACTGGTTCACCATGGTGCCCACCATCTACAACGCCGACACGCTGGGCATCCGCCCCGACCTCGTCGGCCGCGATATCACCAGCTGGGCCGACATCATGGATCCGGCCTTCAAGGGCAAGACCGCCATCCTCAACATCCCCTCCATCGGCATCATGGATGCCGCCATGATCATGGAAGCCATGGGCAACATCAAATATGCCGATAAGGGCAACATGACCAAGGACGAGATCGACAAGACGATCGACTTCCTGATCAAGGCCAAGCAGGGCGGCCAGTTCCGCGCCTTCTGGAAGTCCTTCGACGAAAGCGTCAATCTGATGGCATCGGGCGAAGTGGTCATTCAGTCCATGTGGTCGCCGGCGGTAGCCGCCGTGCGCTCCAAGGGCATCCCTTGCCGCTTCCAGCCGCTCAAGGAAGGCTACCGCTCATGGGGCGGCGGCCTCGGCCTTGCCGCCCACCTCAAGGGCGCGGAGCTCGACGCTGCCTACGAATACATCAACTGGTACACGTCGGGCTGGGTCGGCGGCTACCTGAACCGCCAGGGCTACTACTCCGCCAATATGGTCTCGGCCAAGAAGTTCATGACCGAGGACGAGTGGGGCTACTGGATCGAGGGCAAGCCGGCCAAGGGCGAGATCAAGGCGCCGGACGGCACCGTCATGGAAAAAGCCGGCGCCGTGCGCGATGGCGGCTCCTTCGAGGAACGCATGGGCAAGGTCGCCTGCTGGAACTCGGTCATGGACGAGGACCGCTACATGGTGAAGCGCTGGAACGAGTTCATCGCGGCGTAA
- a CDS encoding polysaccharide biosynthesis/export family protein codes for MKSTASLFHALLAVSMLAGCSSYRPTPAAFHEVLDQPYRLGAGDRVRVTVFEQEGLTNTYSVDQSGYLSFPLVGAIPARGHTAQQMEKEIADKLRQGYLRDPDVSVEIDRYRPIFVMGEVGAAGQYSYVPGLTVQKAIAIAGGFSPRANQESVDITRDINGKVMTGRVVTSDPLLPGDTVYVRERLF; via the coding sequence ATGAAAAGCACTGCTTCCCTCTTTCACGCTCTGCTTGCCGTGTCGATGCTTGCCGGCTGCTCCAGCTACCGCCCGACGCCGGCTGCCTTCCACGAGGTCCTTGATCAGCCCTACCGTCTCGGTGCCGGCGACCGTGTCCGCGTCACCGTGTTCGAGCAGGAGGGCCTGACCAACACCTACAGCGTCGACCAATCCGGCTACCTCTCCTTCCCGCTTGTCGGCGCCATACCGGCGCGTGGCCACACCGCGCAGCAGATGGAAAAGGAGATCGCCGACAAATTGCGGCAAGGCTATCTGCGCGACCCCGACGTCTCGGTCGAGATCGATCGCTACCGGCCGATCTTCGTCATGGGCGAAGTGGGTGCCGCCGGCCAGTATTCCTATGTGCCCGGCCTGACCGTGCAGAAGGCCATCGCCATTGCCGGCGGCTTCTCGCCCCGCGCCAACCAGGAAAGCGTCGACATCACCCGCGACATCAACGGCAAGGTGATGACCGGCCGCGTGGTCACCTCGGACCCGCTGCTGCCCGGAGATACCGTCTACGTCCGCGAACGCCTGTTCTGA
- a CDS encoding ABC transporter permease, whose translation MSHEKRTLEFYVLAAFFALFVLFLYGPLSAILILSFQGETGGLTFPLNGVSLHWFANLFERQSVGDFGGSFKRSLVLGLMVMVVTVIVSLLAGLAFRRKFRGATALFYLAVASLVVPSIIISLGIGVVFQQVGLRPAWYTSAFGAHLTWTLPFGVLIMFAVFNRFSPAYEEAARDLGATSWQTFVHVVLPMIAPSLIGVGLFGFTLSYDEFARTLMTSGTFNTLPLEIYGMTTNVTTPVLYALGTVTTVFSFLVILATLGAILYVGRRRARA comes from the coding sequence GTGAGTCACGAAAAACGCACCCTCGAATTCTACGTGCTGGCGGCCTTCTTCGCGCTGTTCGTGCTGTTCCTCTACGGCCCGCTGTCGGCGATCCTGATCCTGTCGTTCCAAGGCGAGACCGGCGGCCTCACCTTCCCGCTCAACGGTGTGTCGCTGCACTGGTTCGCCAATCTGTTCGAGCGCCAGTCGGTCGGCGATTTCGGCGGCAGCTTCAAGCGCTCGCTGGTGCTCGGCCTGATGGTGATGGTCGTCACCGTCATCGTGTCGCTGCTGGCAGGCCTTGCCTTCCGCCGGAAGTTTCGCGGTGCCACCGCCCTGTTCTATCTGGCGGTCGCCAGTCTCGTCGTGCCCTCCATCATCATTTCGCTGGGCATCGGCGTGGTCTTCCAGCAGGTCGGCTTGCGCCCGGCCTGGTATACGTCGGCCTTCGGCGCGCATCTGACCTGGACCCTGCCGTTCGGCGTGCTCATCATGTTCGCCGTCTTCAACCGCTTCTCGCCGGCCTATGAGGAGGCCGCGCGCGATCTCGGCGCCACCTCCTGGCAGACCTTCGTCCATGTCGTGCTGCCGATGATCGCGCCGAGCCTGATCGGCGTCGGCCTGTTCGGCTTCACGCTCTCCTATGACGAGTTCGCCCGCACGCTGATGACATCGGGAACCTTCAACACGCTGCCGCTTGAGATCTATGGCATGACCACCAATGTCACGACGCCGGTGCTCTACGCGCTGGGCACGGTGACCACCGTGTTTTCCTTCCTGGTGATCCTGGCGACGCTGGGCGCCATCCTCTATGTCGGCCGCCGCCGGGCGAGAGCGTGA
- a CDS encoding GumC family protein, with amino-acid sequence MSVQSAAADVDVDLRQLFASLARNWLRILLFVLVVTGLAFAFASFATKHYKAQTQVEIAPRESVYTRPAGSNNDGDKPILDEQGVATQVQIISSNEILKQVAQKLGLARLPEFDETINMSALSRVLILLGLKNDPMDVPADERVLKKMREKLNVFGVEKTRIIAIEFSSEDPKLAAAIPDAIAAAYIAGQGAAKSESNTAAADFLAPEIADLSKQVRDAEAKVAAYRAQSDLLMGGNNATLATQQLAELSTELSRVRANRAAAEGTADSVRKALQNGGSLDSLPEVLSSDLIQRLRERQAELRATIADLSTTMLDNHPRVRAAKSQLADLDAQIRSEAQKIMKGLLMQADAAKARESQLVSDVNQLKAASAQAGEQQVDLDALQRDAAAKRQQLELYLTNYREAASRQDRNYVPVDARVASPASVPSEPYFPKVGPIVGAAAAASLLLAAIFTLLRELFSGRAMRPAPGARFAPIDEVAMPATARRQPDAPEPSARPEPAVASAFADRDAETQWPEAVAEPEMAAQPRPVAEPELAVKEEPVAEAKSVAEPEPVVETQRPRSVLGEIDIEKAAEKLIASGAARAIFVSPEGDEAAASAILVAREVSDAGLRVLLLDLTASGAASRPMLDSGLFPGITDLLASQAQFSDVIHADLYSDCHVIPVGTADPVRAMRAADRLPIIMQSLTTAYDLVVVECGPADAQGISRLGGEATEVFLSMLEPDDEVTKAAVKLIESGYPDLTLVTPIGHEPPGTPGRRSAA; translated from the coding sequence ATGTCCGTTCAGTCCGCGGCCGCAGATGTCGACGTTGACCTCAGGCAGCTCTTCGCCAGCCTGGCGAGGAACTGGCTGCGCATATTGCTCTTCGTTCTGGTGGTGACCGGTCTGGCGTTTGCGTTCGCTTCGTTCGCGACCAAGCATTACAAGGCCCAGACTCAGGTGGAAATCGCCCCGCGCGAATCCGTCTACACTCGTCCGGCCGGCAGCAACAATGACGGCGACAAGCCGATCCTCGACGAGCAGGGCGTTGCCACCCAGGTCCAGATCATTTCGTCCAACGAAATCCTCAAGCAGGTGGCGCAGAAACTTGGCCTGGCACGGCTGCCCGAGTTCGACGAAACAATCAACATGTCGGCGCTCAGCCGCGTGCTGATCCTGCTTGGGCTGAAGAACGACCCGATGGATGTTCCGGCCGACGAACGTGTGTTGAAGAAGATGCGCGAGAAGCTCAACGTCTTCGGCGTTGAAAAAACCCGCATCATTGCCATCGAGTTCTCTTCCGAGGATCCGAAGCTCGCCGCCGCAATCCCCGACGCCATTGCCGCTGCCTATATTGCCGGGCAGGGCGCGGCCAAGAGCGAATCGAACACCGCCGCCGCGGACTTTCTGGCACCCGAGATCGCCGACCTGTCGAAGCAGGTCAGGGATGCCGAGGCCAAGGTCGCGGCCTACCGCGCGCAGTCCGACCTGCTGATGGGCGGCAACAATGCCACCCTGGCCACCCAGCAGCTGGCCGAGCTGTCGACCGAATTGTCGCGGGTGCGGGCCAATCGCGCCGCGGCCGAAGGCACCGCCGACAGCGTTCGCAAGGCGCTGCAGAATGGCGGCTCGCTGGATTCGCTGCCGGAAGTGCTGTCGTCCGACCTGATCCAGCGGTTGAGGGAACGGCAGGCCGAGCTGCGCGCCACCATCGCCGATCTGTCGACGACGATGCTCGACAATCATCCGCGCGTTCGCGCCGCCAAATCACAGCTCGCCGATCTCGACGCGCAGATCCGCAGCGAAGCCCAGAAGATCATGAAGGGCCTGTTGATGCAGGCCGATGCCGCCAAGGCGCGCGAAAGCCAGCTCGTCTCCGACGTCAATCAACTGAAGGCGGCTTCGGCTCAGGCCGGCGAACAGCAGGTCGATCTCGACGCGCTGCAGCGCGACGCCGCCGCCAAGCGCCAACAGCTCGAGCTCTATCTGACCAATTACCGCGAGGCGGCTTCGCGTCAGGACCGCAACTATGTGCCGGTCGACGCCCGCGTCGCCTCACCGGCTTCGGTGCCCTCCGAGCCATACTTCCCCAAGGTTGGGCCGATCGTCGGCGCGGCCGCGGCGGCTTCGCTTCTGCTGGCGGCCATATTCACCTTGTTGCGGGAACTCTTCTCGGGCCGCGCCATGCGCCCGGCCCCAGGCGCCCGTTTTGCGCCGATCGACGAAGTGGCTATGCCGGCAACGGCTCGCCGGCAGCCGGACGCTCCTGAGCCATCTGCCCGCCCGGAGCCGGCTGTCGCCAGCGCGTTCGCCGATCGTGACGCCGAGACGCAATGGCCCGAAGCGGTCGCTGAACCCGAGATGGCGGCGCAGCCGCGGCCCGTTGCCGAGCCCGAGCTTGCCGTCAAGGAAGAGCCTGTCGCCGAGGCCAAGTCGGTCGCCGAGCCGGAGCCCGTGGTAGAGACCCAGAGACCGCGCTCGGTGCTCGGTGAGATCGACATCGAGAAGGCCGCGGAAAAGCTGATCGCCAGCGGGGCCGCCCGCGCCATATTCGTTTCGCCCGAAGGCGACGAGGCAGCCGCGTCGGCGATCCTGGTTGCGCGCGAAGTGTCCGACGCCGGCCTGCGCGTCCTGCTGCTCGACCTCACCGCCTCTGGCGCTGCTTCGCGGCCGATGCTGGACAGCGGGCTTTTCCCGGGGATCACCGATCTGCTCGCCTCGCAGGCGCAGTTCAGCGACGTGATCCACGCCGACCTCTATTCGGATTGCCATGTCATTCCGGTCGGCACCGCCGATCCGGTCCGCGCCATGCGCGCCGCCGACCGGCTGCCGATCATCATGCAGTCGCTGACCACCGCCTATGATCTGGTGGTGGTCGAATGCGGGCCGGCCGACGCGCAAGGCATCAGCCGACTGGGTGGCGAGGCCACAGAGGTGTTCCTGTCCATGCTCGAACCGGACGACGAGGTCACCAAGGCCGCGGTCAAGCTGATCGAAAGCGGTTATCCCGACCTGACGCTGGTGACGCCGATTGGCCACGAGCCGCCGGGCACTCCCGGACGGCGCTCAGCGGCCTGA
- a CDS encoding ABC transporter permease yields MTVALERPTIAASPTRRRRRFSLGVVTPYLQSAPLALILGAFLLLPIIMIVVVSFWDYDFAAMYPDFLTTNYSDVLGSWVTWKTYLNTIKFAAIVWALTLFIGFWVAYFLAFHIRTTAMQMVLFLVCTVPFLTSNIIRMISWIPVLGRNGLINSTLVHMGLVPKPIEWLLYSEFAVVLAMVHLYTLFMVTPIFNTLMRIDRSLVEAARDAGASGWQVLWNVIIPLAKPGMAIGTIFVVTLVMADFSTVQVMSGGQSASVALMMKNQMSLLQYPAAAANAVVLLVLVLLMVAGILRIVDIRREL; encoded by the coding sequence ATGACAGTCGCGCTCGAACGCCCCACCATCGCCGCCAGCCCCACCAGGCGACGCCGCCGCTTCTCGCTCGGTGTCGTCACGCCCTATCTGCAGTCGGCTCCGCTGGCGCTGATCCTCGGCGCTTTCCTGCTTTTGCCCATCATCATGATCGTCGTCGTGTCCTTCTGGGATTACGACTTCGCCGCCATGTATCCGGATTTCCTGACCACCAACTATTCCGACGTGCTGGGCTCCTGGGTCACCTGGAAGACCTATCTCAACACCATCAAATTCGCGGCCATCGTCTGGGCGCTGACCTTGTTCATCGGCTTCTGGGTCGCTTATTTCCTCGCCTTCCACATCCGCACCACGGCCATGCAGATGGTGCTGTTCCTGGTCTGCACCGTGCCGTTCCTGACCTCCAATATCATCCGCATGATCTCGTGGATCCCGGTGCTCGGCCGCAACGGGCTGATCAACTCGACGCTGGTGCATATGGGCCTGGTGCCAAAACCCATCGAATGGCTGCTCTATTCCGAATTCGCGGTCGTGCTCGCCATGGTGCACCTCTACACGCTGTTCATGGTGACGCCGATCTTCAACACGCTGATGCGCATCGACCGCTCGCTGGTCGAGGCCGCGCGCGATGCCGGCGCCTCCGGCTGGCAGGTGCTTTGGAACGTGATCATCCCGCTGGCCAAGCCCGGCATGGCGATCGGCACCATCTTCGTCGTCACGCTGGTGATGGCCGATTTCTCCACCGTGCAGGTGATGTCGGGCGGCCAGAGCGCTTCCGTGGCGCTGATGATGAAGAACCAGATGTCGCTGCTGCAATACCCGGCTGCCGCCGCCAACGCCGTGGTGCTTTTGGTGCTGGTACTCTTGATGGTCGCCGGCATCCTGCGCATCGTCGATATCCGCCGGGAGCTTTGA
- a CDS encoding GNAT family N-acetyltransferase — translation MNRTIRTLSLGELADLIDWAAAEGWNPGLEDAVMFQAADPEGFIGAFVGDDMVAAISAVAYGQEFGFIGLYICRPDMRGKGHGKAVWTAGMDRLAGRTIGLDGVEEQQANYRSKGFMPVYETIRYSGRPVALPAGAERPHMETAQPVPDIIAYDALCFPAPRQSFLQRWLLPPNHAVAAITSRGTAGYAVARACRSGFKIGPLFADNVRTALELLGELSGACGGDLHIDVPATQMDFIAALEMAGFSPTFSTTRMYKGTPPKLDAKRVFGVTALELG, via the coding sequence ATGAATCGAACCATCCGCACGCTGTCGCTGGGGGAATTGGCCGACCTCATCGACTGGGCGGCGGCGGAGGGCTGGAATCCCGGCCTTGAAGATGCGGTGATGTTCCAGGCTGCGGATCCGGAGGGCTTCATCGGTGCGTTTGTCGGGGACGACATGGTCGCCGCGATCTCGGCGGTGGCCTATGGGCAGGAGTTCGGTTTCATCGGCCTCTACATCTGTCGCCCGGACATGCGCGGCAAGGGCCACGGCAAGGCTGTGTGGACCGCGGGCATGGACAGGCTGGCCGGGCGCACCATCGGCCTCGATGGCGTCGAGGAACAGCAGGCCAACTACCGGAGCAAGGGGTTCATGCCGGTCTACGAGACCATCCGCTACAGCGGGCGCCCTGTGGCCCTGCCCGCCGGCGCCGAGCGGCCTCACATGGAGACCGCGCAACCGGTGCCCGACATCATCGCCTACGATGCGCTTTGCTTTCCTGCGCCCCGGCAGTCTTTCCTGCAGCGATGGCTGCTGCCGCCTAACCATGCCGTGGCGGCGATCACATCGCGGGGCACGGCCGGCTATGCGGTGGCGCGAGCCTGCCGCAGCGGCTTCAAGATCGGCCCGCTCTTCGCCGACAACGTGCGGACCGCACTAGAACTGCTCGGGGAGTTGTCTGGCGCATGCGGTGGCGACTTGCACATCGATGTGCCGGCCACCCAGATGGATTTCATCGCGGCGCTCGAGATGGCCGGTTTCTCGCCGACCTTCAGCACCACCCGCATGTACAAAGGCACGCCGCCGAAGCTCGATGCCAAGAGGGTATTCGGCGTGACGGCGCTGGAGCTGGGATAG
- a CDS encoding ABC transporter ATP-binding protein, whose translation MSKAAEIDIVSVSKVYGTTTAVEDISLKIPAGTYCCLLGPSGCGKTSTLRMIAGHESISSGDVRLGNTVVTDLPPAKRGTAMMFQSYALFPHLDLIDNVAFSLKMKGVDKEKRRAKALDMLKLMQMEAYAKRRPAQLSGGQQQRVALARALITDPEALLLDEPLSALDPFLKIRMRAELKKLQTSLGITFVHVTHSQEEAMALADLIVVMNDGRIEQAAPPREVFERPATAFVARFMGDHNVISGRVTSSRDAMVVFEVNGGGSLAASGKPQQAGAPIDIAIRTDHVRIGEAPAPGLGFTGIVANIEYRGATVKLSVTGAGIDDFTVIVDDSDFFAKPVAIGDAVPLAWDAEDAIVLGRLHS comes from the coding sequence ATGTCCAAAGCCGCCGAGATCGACATCGTGTCCGTTTCGAAAGTCTATGGAACGACGACCGCCGTCGAGGATATCAGCCTGAAGATACCGGCGGGCACCTATTGCTGTCTGCTCGGCCCCTCCGGCTGCGGCAAGACCTCGACGCTGCGCATGATCGCCGGCCACGAAAGCATCTCGTCGGGTGACGTCCGGCTCGGCAACACCGTCGTCACCGACCTACCGCCGGCCAAGCGCGGCACGGCGATGATGTTCCAGTCCTATGCGCTGTTCCCGCATCTCGACCTCATCGACAATGTCGCCTTCAGCCTGAAGATGAAGGGTGTCGACAAGGAGAAGCGCCGCGCCAAGGCGCTCGACATGCTGAAGCTGATGCAGATGGAGGCCTATGCGAAGCGCCGCCCGGCGCAGCTTTCCGGCGGCCAGCAGCAGCGCGTCGCGCTCGCCCGCGCCCTGATCACCGATCCCGAGGCGCTGCTGCTCGACGAGCCGCTTTCGGCGCTCGATCCGTTCCTGAAGATCCGCATGCGTGCAGAGCTGAAGAAATTGCAGACATCGCTCGGCATCACCTTCGTCCACGTCACCCACAGCCAGGAGGAAGCGATGGCGCTTGCCGACCTGATCGTGGTGATGAATGACGGCCGCATCGAACAGGCGGCGCCGCCCCGCGAGGTGTTCGAGCGGCCGGCCACGGCCTTCGTCGCGCGCTTCATGGGCGACCACAATGTCATCTCCGGCCGGGTCACCAGCAGCCGAGACGCGATGGTCGTCTTCGAGGTCAACGGCGGCGGTTCGCTCGCCGCCAGCGGCAAGCCGCAGCAGGCGGGCGCGCCGATCGACATCGCCATCCGCACCGACCATGTGCGCATCGGCGAGGCACCCGCGCCCGGGCTGGGCTTCACCGGCATCGTCGCCAACATCGAATATCGCGGCGCCACTGTGAAACTCTCCGTCACTGGTGCCGGCATCGACGACTTTACCGTCATTGTCGACGATTCCGACTTCTTCGCCAAACCCGTCGCCATTGGCGACGCCGTACCGCTCGCCTGGGATGCCGAGGATGCGATCGTCCTCGGCCGCCTTCATTCATGA
- a CDS encoding aspartate/glutamate racemase family protein translates to MQILVVNPNTTASMTETIGAAARAVAGAWTEIIAVTSSTGPDSIEGYYDEALAVPGLLMEIAAGERRGAQAAVIACFDDTGLDAARAMANIPVIGICEAALSMASFIAQRFTVVTTTERSRVPVEGLVQRYGMAGRARVRAADIPVLALEDPASGATGKLRDEIARAVEEDRAEAIVLGCAGMADLAHQLQADFGLPVIDGVGAAIKQAEALIALGLSTSKRGAYASPLAKSYRGMLKSFSPGAVAAE, encoded by the coding sequence GTGCAGATCCTGGTGGTGAACCCCAACACGACGGCGAGCATGACCGAGACGATCGGCGCGGCGGCGCGCGCGGTCGCCGGCGCCTGGACCGAAATCATCGCCGTCACCTCGTCCACGGGACCGGACTCGATCGAGGGCTATTATGACGAGGCGCTGGCCGTGCCTGGCCTTCTGATGGAGATCGCCGCAGGCGAACGCCGCGGCGCTCAGGCCGCGGTCATCGCCTGTTTCGACGACACCGGCCTCGACGCCGCCCGCGCCATGGCAAACATCCCCGTCATCGGCATCTGTGAGGCGGCACTCAGCATGGCCTCGTTCATCGCCCAGCGCTTCACCGTCGTGACCACCACCGAACGCTCCCGCGTGCCGGTAGAGGGGCTGGTGCAGCGCTACGGCATGGCGGGACGGGCGCGTGTGCGAGCCGCCGACATTCCTGTGCTGGCGCTCGAGGATCCGGCGTCAGGCGCAACCGGCAAACTGCGCGACGAGATTGCCCGGGCCGTGGAGGAGGATCGCGCCGAGGCCATCGTGCTTGGCTGCGCCGGCATGGCGGACCTTGCGCACCAGTTGCAGGCGGATTTCGGACTGCCTGTCATCGACGGGGTCGGCGCCGCGATCAAGCAAGCCGAAGCGCTGATTGCGCTCGGCCTCTCCACATCGAAGCGCGGCGCCTATGCCAGCCCGCTGGCCAAGTCCTATCGCGGTATGCTGAAATCGTTCTCGCCCGGAGCTGTCGCCGCGGAGTGA